Proteins from one Pithys albifrons albifrons isolate INPA30051 chromosome 2, PitAlb_v1, whole genome shotgun sequence genomic window:
- the KCNF1 gene encoding voltage-gated potassium channel regulatory subunit KCNF1: MAGDFSFPDADTDGSEKSEEMEIVVNVGGVRQVFYGDNLNQYPETRLAELLNCLSGGYDSIFSLCDDYDPGNREFYFDRDPDAFKCIIEVYYFGEIHMKKGICPICFKNEMEFWKVDLKFLDDCCKTHLSEKKEELEEIARRVQLILDDLGVDASESRWKRCQKCIWKFLEKPESSYPARVIAVLSFLFILISSVVMCVGTIPDLQVVDAEGNRMEHPTLDSIETACIGWFTMEYVLRLISSPNKFHFALSFMNIVDVLAILPFYVSLTLTHLGAKLMELSNVQQAVQALRIMRIARIFKLARHSSGLQTLTYALKRSFKELGLLLMYLAVGIFVFSALGYTMEQSHPETLFKSIPQSFWWAIITMTTVGYGDIYPKTTLGKLNAAISFLCGVIAIALPIHPIINNFVRYYNKQRVLETAAKHELELMELNSAEGKAAGSKSELEDLSRERKEGPFYSSRLKVSHSDTFIHLLSEEKHYRTRLQSCK; the protein is encoded by the coding sequence ATGGCAGGTGACTTTAGCTTTCCAGATGCGGACACTGATGGATcagaaaaaagtgaagaaatggAGATTGTAGTCAATGTTGGTGGAGTGAGGCAGGTGTTCTACGGAGATAATCTGAATCAATACCCAGAAACAcggctggcagagctgctcaatTGTTTATCGGGGGGATATGATAGCATATTTTCCCTCTGTGATGATTATGATCCTGGAAACAGAGAGTTTTACTTTGACAGAGACCCAGATGCTTTCAAATGCATTATTGAGGTGTATTACTTTGGGGAAATTCACATGAAGAAAGGAATATGCCCCATATGTTTCAAGAATGAAATGGAATTTTGGAAAGTGGATCTGAAATTTTTGGATGACTGCTGCAAAACTCATCTAagtgaaaaaaaggaggaaCTGGAAGAAATAGCCAGAAGGGTGCAACTCATTCTGGATGACTTGGGAGTAGATGCCTCAGAAAGCCgctggaaaaggtgccaaaaaTGCATCTGGAAATTTCTGGAGAAGCCAGAATCATCCTATCCAGCTAGAGTGATTGCTGTTCTGTcctttctatttattttgatCTCCTCTGTTGTGATGTGTGTGGGGACCATCCCAGACTTGCAGGTCGTAGATGCAGAGGGGAACCGTATGGAACACCCAACCCTGGATAGCATAGAGACAGCCTGTATAGGCTGGTTTACCATGGAGTATGTGCTGAGGCTGATTTCCTCTCCCAACAAATTCCACTTTGCCCTTTCTTTCATGAACATTGTCGATGTGCTAGCAATACTTCCTTTCTATGTCAGCCTGACTTTGACCCACCTGGGAGCCAAGCTGATGGAGCTGAGCAATGTCCAGCAGGCTGTTCAGGCACTGCGCATCATGAGGATTGCAAGGATTTTCAAGCTTGCACGGCACTCTTCAGGGCTCCAGACCCTAACCTATGCTCTGAAACGCAGTTTTAAGGAACTCGGGCTGCTTCTCATGTACTTAGCTGTTGGAATCTTTGTCTTTTCTGCCCTAGGTTATACCATGGAGCAAAGTCATCCCGaaactttatttaaaagcatCCCTCAGTCATTTTGGTGGGCAATCATTACCATGACCACAGTTGGATATGGGGACATATACCCTAAAACAACACTAGGAAAGCTGAATGCTGCCATCAGTTTTCTTTGTGGAGTGATAGCCATTGCCcttcccatccatcccatcatTAACAACTTTGTCAGATATTATAACAAACAGAGAGTTTTAGAAACAGCTGCCAAGCATGAACTGGAGCTGATGGAGCTAAACTCAGCCGAAGGGAAAGCTGCAGGCTCCAAAAGTGAACTAGAGGATCtttcaagggaaagaaaagagggtCCTTTTTATAGCAGCCGGCTAAAAGTCTCCCACAGTGACACCTTTATTCATCTCCTGTCAGAAGAGAAACACTATAGGACCAGGCTTCAAAGCTGCAAATAA